In a genomic window of Arachnia rubra:
- a CDS encoding ParA family protein: MTIYTTALGKGGSTKTTTAAEITAHLAARGRRVLAIDMDEQGNLTTRLGVLADAPVAAVAADVILGTSTAQQAAIPSPCLPSAWVLAGTDDLAELQYRPEAITALRDYLPGLTDRWDDVVIDTPPVMGIATLAALAAADVIIAPVACEGEAYDQLERLDAIITGRINPRLRPGQRINWIIPTRANPQRCLDRDVLHTLHTHYPGRVTPAVREAVIVRDSYLDGKPVSCYAPGHPVTDDYHKALTPVLKEA, translated from the coding sequence ATGACGATCTACACCACAGCCTTGGGAAAAGGCGGCTCGACGAAAACCACCACCGCCGCCGAGATCACCGCCCATCTGGCTGCTCGTGGACGCCGAGTCCTGGCCATCGACATGGACGAGCAGGGAAACCTCACCACCCGCCTCGGAGTCCTGGCCGATGCTCCCGTCGCGGCCGTCGCAGCCGATGTCATCCTCGGCACCTCCACCGCCCAACAAGCCGCCATCCCATCACCCTGTCTTCCCAGCGCGTGGGTACTGGCCGGCACCGACGACCTCGCCGAGTTGCAGTACCGTCCCGAAGCGATCACCGCGCTACGTGACTACCTTCCCGGCCTCACCGACCGGTGGGATGATGTTGTGATCGACACCCCACCAGTCATGGGCATCGCCACCCTCGCAGCCCTCGCAGCAGCCGATGTCATCATCGCCCCCGTCGCATGCGAAGGCGAAGCCTACGACCAGCTGGAGAGACTCGACGCCATCATCACCGGCCGCATCAACCCCCGGCTGCGACCCGGACAACGTATCAACTGGATCATCCCCACCAGAGCGAATCCGCAACGCTGCCTCGACCGCGACGTCCTCCACACCCTCCACACCCACTACCCCGGACGAGTCACCCCCGCTGTGCGGGAAGCCGTCATCGTCCGCGACTCCTACCTCGACGGCAAACCCGTCAGCTGCTACGCACCAGGGCACCCCGTCACCGACGACTACCACAAAGCCCTCACCCCAGTCCTCAAGGAGGCATAA
- a CDS encoding AAA family ATPase yields MTYQALAILHEDGMLDIRWSDDPTGDRPTAATVVALGDLLRDAAPYLPDADVATALIANMTVQGAFEPWAYTQIVATRQGEITFTASDQKVWYQALNPDKTVASKSSAQPPAPVSPLPAASGASEPIPVSFTSAASPVSPVSAASGVDDASHGSAASVSLPEAVARVPRRSFLTDQAVEEPARQGWRGALTRFGLRVRPGAAERSERADVLAVSQHWPGHRLITVANGKGGSGKTPATVMLAAVLARCGGAGVLAIDANQTRGTLGWRTQKGSHDATVIELLPEIPRLLGTTAQSADMAHFVHHQPEDRFDVLQSQPLALASAQRLTPSDLTALLDVAAKYYRVSVVDTGNDESAAEWRTLVDHAHRLVVPTTTRDDHAEAGALLLEALTQRDAKSAALADQAVVIVSQADPDAKPATIKRIINGYRELGVTVVAIPHDPAMVGGRLLYSALRPATQRAWLAAAAAVARGL; encoded by the coding sequence ATGACATATCAGGCTCTCGCGATACTCCACGAGGATGGGATGCTCGACATTCGTTGGAGCGATGATCCCACCGGTGATCGCCCCACCGCGGCGACGGTGGTGGCTCTCGGAGACCTCCTCCGCGACGCCGCCCCCTACCTCCCCGACGCTGACGTCGCGACGGCGCTGATTGCCAACATGACCGTTCAGGGTGCCTTCGAGCCCTGGGCCTACACCCAAATCGTCGCGACCAGGCAGGGGGAGATCACCTTCACCGCCTCCGATCAGAAGGTTTGGTATCAGGCTCTCAATCCCGATAAGACGGTTGCGTCGAAGTCTTCCGCGCAGCCGCCGGCACCGGTGTCACCGCTGCCGGCGGCTAGTGGAGCTAGCGAGCCTATCCCAGTTAGCTTCACTAGCGCGGCTAGCCCTGTTAGCCCGGTCAGTGCAGCTAGTGGGGTTGATGATGCTAGTCATGGTAGTGCTGCTAGTGTCTCGCTACCTGAGGCGGTGGCGAGAGTGCCGCGGCGGTCGTTCCTCACCGATCAGGCGGTGGAGGAGCCGGCCCGCCAGGGCTGGCGTGGCGCTCTGACCCGCTTCGGATTGCGGGTCCGACCAGGTGCTGCGGAGCGGTCTGAGCGGGCGGATGTGCTCGCGGTCAGCCAGCATTGGCCCGGGCATCGGCTCATCACAGTCGCCAACGGCAAAGGCGGCTCCGGGAAAACCCCTGCCACCGTCATGCTCGCCGCAGTGCTGGCCCGCTGCGGGGGTGCCGGAGTCCTCGCGATCGACGCCAACCAAACCCGCGGCACCCTGGGCTGGAGAACCCAGAAAGGATCACACGACGCCACCGTCATCGAGTTGCTGCCCGAGATCCCGCGTCTTCTTGGTACCACCGCTCAATCGGCTGACATGGCGCACTTCGTCCATCACCAGCCAGAGGACCGCTTCGACGTTTTGCAATCCCAACCCCTGGCACTCGCGTCCGCCCAACGACTCACCCCCAGTGACCTCACCGCCCTCCTCGACGTCGCCGCGAAGTACTACCGCGTCTCCGTGGTGGACACCGGCAACGACGAATCCGCAGCCGAATGGCGAACCCTGGTCGACCACGCTCACCGACTCGTGGTCCCCACCACCACCCGCGACGACCACGCCGAAGCCGGCGCTTTGCTGCTGGAGGCCCTCACTCAACGCGACGCGAAATCAGCTGCCCTCGCCGACCAAGCGGTCGTGATCGTCTCCCAGGCTGACCCCGACGCGAAGCCTGCGACCATCAAACGCATCATCAATGGCTACCGCGAACTCGGCGTCACCGTCGTCGCCATCCCCCACGACCCCGCCATGGTCGGCGGACGGCTCCTCTACTCAGCCCTCCGGCCAGCCACCCAACGCGCCTGGCTCGCCGCCGCAGCAGCCGTCGCCAGAGGCCTCTAA